The Antarcticibacterium sp. 1MA-6-2 genome has a window encoding:
- a CDS encoding GIN domain-containing protein: protein MRSLNQEKDPEIYTNGDFKLHLVSERIRVTADNYSNFYLEGETGYLNLYIAAGDSRIEADKMRAGTVEIQHRGTNKLFVNPQEVLKGEIRSTGDVISINRPATVDIETFYTGRLYFQAP, encoded by the coding sequence TTGCGCTCGCTCAATCAGGAGAAAGATCCTGAAATCTACACCAATGGAGATTTTAAACTCCACCTTGTTTCGGAGCGAATTAGGGTAACTGCAGATAATTATTCAAATTTCTATTTAGAAGGGGAAACAGGATATCTCAATCTTTACATTGCTGCCGGAGATAGCCGTATCGAGGCTGACAAAATGAGGGCAGGTACTGTTGAAATTCAGCACAGAGGTACAAACAAACTCTTCGTCAATCCGCAGGAAGTGTTGAAGGGGGAAATTAGAAGTACCGGGGACGTTATTTCTATAAATCGTCCGGCGACAGTGGATATCGAAACATTCTACACGGGCAGATTGTATTTTCAAGCCCCCTAA
- a CDS encoding GIN domain-containing protein: MKKLWPFIVMVLMLAGCDKEDAPDCLKTTGDIITYDIEVAEFEELIVYGRIKLFIEQGEEHKVVIETGKNLAGDITATVDAGRLSLRNNNNCNLIRDYNTTTIYVTVPNLTWLQNAVIIQLKE, translated from the coding sequence ATGAAAAAGCTTTGGCCTTTTATCGTTATGGTTTTGATGCTTGCAGGATGCGATAAGGAAGATGCACCAGATTGCCTCAAAACTACGGGTGATATTATAACTTATGATATTGAGGTAGCCGAATTTGAAGAGCTGATAGTCTACGGAAGGATCAAATTGTTCATTGAGCAGGGAGAGGAGCATAAAGTTGTGATTGAAACTGGTAAAAATCTTGCCGGAGATATAACAGCTACTGTGGATGCCGGAAGATTGAGCCTGAGAAATAACAACAATTGTAATTTAATCAGGGATTATAATACGACAACTATTTATGTAACTGTGCCTAATCTTACCTGGTTACAAAATGCTGTAATAATACAATTGAAGGAATAG